Proteins encoded within one genomic window of Actinoplanes octamycinicus:
- a CDS encoding RDD family protein: MAASANDAPQTAALREPAGGGRRLIALLIDWVLCLLVASLYASPDRVAWPPVVLLILVNTVFLGLFGQTPGMRLTRIRCVAYADGGAIGLLRGLYRGLLLALLIPALIADDEGRGLHDRAAGSIVVKLPRA; this comes from the coding sequence GTGGCAGCTTCCGCGAACGACGCACCCCAGACCGCGGCCCTCCGGGAACCGGCCGGTGGCGGCCGCCGCCTGATCGCGCTGCTCATCGACTGGGTGCTCTGCCTGCTGGTGGCCAGTCTCTATGCCAGCCCGGACCGGGTCGCCTGGCCGCCGGTGGTCCTGCTGATCCTGGTCAACACGGTCTTCCTCGGCCTGTTCGGCCAGACGCCCGGGATGCGGCTGACCCGGATCCGCTGCGTCGCCTACGCCGACGGCGGGGCGATCGGCCTGCTGCGCGGTCTTTACCGCGGCCTGCTGCTGGCGCTGCTGATCCCGGCCCTGATCGCCGACGACGAGGGCCGGGGCCTGCACGACCGCGCCGCCGGCTCGATCGTGGTCAAGCTCCCGAGAGCCTGA